In the Wyeomyia smithii strain HCP4-BCI-WySm-NY-G18 chromosome 2, ASM2978416v1, whole genome shotgun sequence genome, one interval contains:
- the LOC129725838 gene encoding nucleoporin seh1, which translates to MFENQAIHTEHKDVIHDVAYDYYGQRMATCSSDQFVKVWDQNENDVWSVTSSWKAHSGSVWRLSWAHPEFGQVLATCSFDRTVSVWEETVGEKTSPAMSPVKRWVRRTNLVDSRTSVTDVKFAPKSQGLVLATSSADGIIRIYEAPDIMNLSQWTLSHEIAVKIPLSCLSWNQSMFRLHAPMIAAGSDDSSQSSGGKVFIFEYSENSRRWTKTETISSITDPVHDIAFAPNVGRSYHILAVASKDVQIFNLKPILEPTSSTRLDVQPVAQFGDHYCTVWRVTWNITGTMLASTGDDGCVRMWKMNYLKNWRCAAVLKAENTQSVQENSAAPSLNLSSLVNATAKYYKRGTISHPSQVPRH; encoded by the exons atgtttgaaaatcaaGCTATCCACACGGAGCACAAAGATGTGATACATGATGTAGCATATGATTACTACGGTCAGCGAATGGCAACCTGCTCGAGTGACCAATTTGTAAAG GTTTGGGATCAAAACGAGAACGACGTATGGAGTGTAACGTCCAGCTGGAAAGCACACTCAGGTTCCGTATGGCGTCTCTCCTGGGCTCATCCGGAATTTGGACAGGTGCTTGCAACTTGTTCCTTCGACCGAACTGTGTCCGTTTGGGAGGAAACAGTCGGAGAGAAAACTTCTCCCGCCATGTCACCGGTTAAACGGTGGGTACGACGCACAAATCTGGTGGATTCGAGAACCAGCGTGACGGATGTTAAATTTGCTCCGAAATCACAAGGCCTTGTCTTGGCAACTTCGTCTGCCGACGGTATAATTCGCATTTACGAGGCACCAGACATAATGAATCTATCCCAGTGGACGCTATCACATGAAATAGCAGTGAAAATCCCCCTGAGCTGCCTGTCGTGGAATCAATCTATGTTCAGACTACACGCGCCAATGATTGCAGCCGGCAGTGATGATTCTTCTCAAAGTTCAGGCGGTAAAGTGTTCATTTTTGAATACAGCGAAAATTCCCGACGGTGGACTAAAACTGAAACAATAAGCTCCATCACGGACCCAGTGCATGATATCGCCTTTGCTCCGAATGTAGGAAGAAGCTATCATATACTAGCCGTGGCTAGCAAGGATGTTCAAATTTTTAATCTGAAGCCAATTCT CGAACCTACATCAAGCACACGCCTGGATGTTCAACCTGTAGCACAATTCGGTGACCATTACTGTACCGTTTGGAGAGTCACATGGAACATAACGGGTACTATGTTGGCGTCAACTGGAGACGATGGCTGCGTCCGCATGTGGAAAA TGAACTACCTGAAAAACTGGCGCTGCGCAGCGGTACTCAAGGCAGAAAATACGCAATCTGTTCAGGAAAATTCTGCAGCACCTTCATTGAACTTGTCCAGCTTAGTAAATGCCACCGCAAAATACTACAAACGGGGCACGATCAGCCATCCGAGTCAAGTACCGCGTCATTAG